The following are from one region of the Bradyrhizobium septentrionale genome:
- a CDS encoding terminase gpA endonuclease subunit, which produces MIEPERVIASAAFKRVVMVFGAQTGKSEAMLDVAGQRLDQRPGPILYVGPNKQFLSEQCEPRVMALLDEAPTLTAKLARGKRMTKTRKVVAGVPFRLAHSGSSTALKSDPAVLALVDEYDEMRDNVNNQGGPLGLVERRGDTYADFVCVVTSTPKRGRVQAVKDKRSGLLFWEVTVVEDIESPIWQLWQQGTRHHWCWPCPHCAEYFVPRFNLLHYPRKAPPLEAARGTFLECPHCGGVIEDTHKADMNARGRYVAPGQTVDVHGEVHGVPVESKSISFWVSGLASPFVSFGERVAVLVEAEQSGDEAMVQQAMNAGFGELYAPGGGEVPEWEELRNKSHGSLYSRGEVPDGVLYLILSVDVQKQSLPWVLRGWGPRATSWLIDYGKLQGDTADEEVWDALADLITSDVNDVPIRLTLIDSGFRPGKVDTLPLNRIYEFCRRMGRRVRATKGSSSPMRTPLIFSKVEVNRAGKKSKFGLDIARLDTDHWKSWVHERIRWRQDKPGAWHLPKGVDDDYCHPLVGEARVVQPNGRPTWIERGRHHDFLDCEAMQAAGGYLLNVQRIALPSRGNETTASRSEEPEPQEAPSQPEVAPRKADRGRATPRRRIVRSNYLGV; this is translated from the coding sequence GTGATCGAACCCGAGCGCGTCATCGCCAGCGCGGCCTTCAAGCGCGTCGTCATGGTGTTCGGCGCGCAGACCGGCAAGAGCGAAGCCATGCTCGATGTCGCTGGCCAGCGCCTCGATCAGCGTCCAGGCCCGATCCTGTATGTCGGCCCAAACAAGCAGTTTCTGTCGGAGCAGTGCGAGCCTCGCGTCATGGCGTTGCTCGATGAAGCGCCGACGCTGACCGCCAAGCTCGCGCGCGGCAAGCGCATGACCAAGACGCGGAAGGTGGTGGCGGGCGTGCCCTTCCGGCTCGCGCACAGCGGCAGCTCGACGGCGCTCAAATCGGACCCGGCCGTGCTCGCGCTGGTCGATGAGTACGACGAGATGCGCGACAACGTGAACAATCAGGGCGGCCCGCTGGGTCTGGTCGAGCGACGCGGCGACACCTATGCAGACTTCGTCTGCGTCGTGACATCGACCCCGAAGCGCGGCAGGGTGCAGGCCGTGAAGGACAAGCGCAGCGGTCTCCTGTTTTGGGAGGTCACCGTGGTCGAAGACATCGAGAGCCCGATATGGCAGCTCTGGCAACAAGGCACGCGGCACCACTGGTGCTGGCCATGCCCGCACTGCGCCGAGTATTTCGTTCCGCGCTTCAACCTCCTGCACTATCCCCGCAAGGCCCCGCCGCTTGAGGCGGCGCGAGGGACCTTCCTCGAATGCCCCCACTGCGGCGGCGTGATCGAGGACACGCACAAGGCCGACATGAACGCGCGCGGGCGCTACGTCGCACCGGGCCAGACCGTCGATGTGCATGGCGAAGTGCACGGGGTGCCGGTCGAAAGCAAGTCCATCTCGTTCTGGGTCTCGGGTCTCGCTTCGCCATTCGTCTCGTTCGGCGAGCGGGTCGCGGTGTTGGTCGAGGCCGAGCAGTCCGGCGACGAGGCCATGGTGCAGCAGGCCATGAACGCTGGCTTCGGCGAGCTGTACGCGCCGGGCGGCGGCGAGGTGCCGGAATGGGAGGAGCTGCGCAACAAGTCGCACGGCTCGCTCTATTCGCGCGGGGAAGTACCGGATGGCGTGCTCTACCTCATCCTCAGCGTGGACGTGCAAAAGCAGTCGCTGCCATGGGTGCTGCGCGGCTGGGGTCCGCGCGCAACGTCATGGCTGATCGACTACGGCAAGCTGCAGGGCGACACCGCCGATGAGGAGGTGTGGGATGCGCTCGCGGACCTGATCACCAGCGACGTGAACGACGTGCCGATCAGGCTCACCCTGATCGACAGCGGCTTCCGGCCCGGCAAGGTGGACACGCTGCCCCTCAACCGCATTTACGAATTCTGCCGCCGCATGGGCAGGCGCGTGCGCGCGACCAAGGGCAGCTCGTCGCCCATGCGCACGCCGCTGATTTTTTCTAAGGTCGAGGTCAACCGCGCCGGCAAGAAAAGCAAGTTCGGCCTCGACATCGCGCGATTGGATACCGACCACTGGAAATCATGGGTGCATGAGCGCATCCGCTGGCGCCAGGACAAGCCGGGCGCGTGGCATCTGCCGAAGGGCGTTGATGACGATTACTGTCATCCGCTCGTCGGCGAGGCGCGCGTCGTGCAGCCCAACGGCAGGCCGACGTGGATCGAGCGCGGGCGTCATCACGATTTTCTCGACTGCGAAGCGATGCAGGCAGCGGGCGGCTATCTTCTCAACGTGCAGCGCATCGCATTGCCATCAAGAGGAAACGAGACTACAGCTAGCCGGAGCGAGGAGCCTGAGCCGCAAGAGGCTCCATCGCAGCCCGAAGTGGCGCCGCGCAAGGCGGATCGTGGCCGAGCAACACCAAGGCGAAGGATCGTCAGGTCGAATTATCTCGGCGTGTAA
- a CDS encoding head decoration protein — translation MPVLNETRHPAEFILSEANGERSRGSGTFLDPASFVAGQVVKKSGANFVAITDATAGDAIAIYGAATTGAGTSVKVAVLMRDAEVNGNCLTYFAGAVQADKDAIAAFLAANHIIVRS, via the coding sequence ATGCCTGTTCTCAACGAGACCCGTCATCCGGCCGAGTTCATCCTGTCCGAAGCGAACGGCGAGCGCTCGCGCGGCAGCGGCACCTTCCTCGATCCGGCCAGCTTCGTCGCTGGGCAGGTCGTCAAGAAGTCGGGCGCGAACTTCGTGGCGATCACCGACGCCACCGCAGGCGATGCCATCGCGATCTATGGCGCCGCGACAACGGGCGCTGGCACGAGCGTCAAGGTCGCGGTGCTGATGCGCGACGCCGAGGTGAATGGCAACTGCCTCACGTATTTCGCTGGTGCCGTGCAGGCCGACAAGGACGCCATCGCGGCGTTCCTCGCTGCAAACCACATCATCGTGCGGTCCTAA
- a CDS encoding phage tail sheath C-terminal domain-containing protein: protein MPISFNSIPANWRMPLYWVEVDPSMAGFPVYRQAILVVGHANAASAAPGDGGSTVPFDIPIAIGSKQEARAFFGAGSMLDNMFERIFDNNFAAEVWGLPIAEPAAGVAATGTITVSSPPTGAGTLALYVNGRRVQIGVAADDTADEVATNIVAAIQADPGMAVTANSIASAVTLTARHKGIDGNFIDVRDNYGGSLAGERMPDGLGLTYDNGGKLAGGTGTPDMDTALANLGDEPFEYVALAFTDSTSLVAWENEYGFSDSGRWGWMRQLYGHVFASYKDTYQNIITWGPNNNSPVVSVMALEKQTPTAPWEYAAAYTAKAARALLNDPARPLQTLTLQGCLPAPKHQKFTMAELNAMSTVGMATQRPNGDGIPAIMRDTTTYQKNLYGQPDDAYEVVTTLATLARLFRNQRQAITSKFPRHKLADDGTRFGPGQAIVTPKIIKAELVAEYRVDEYNGLVENAIAFKQNLIVERDPNDPNRVNVLYPPDLVNQLRIFAVLAQFRLQYDRGVDTSLA from the coding sequence ATGCCGATTAGTTTCAACTCGATCCCTGCGAACTGGAGGATGCCGTTGTATTGGGTCGAGGTGGACCCCAGCATGGCAGGCTTTCCGGTCTATCGTCAGGCCATCCTGGTCGTCGGTCACGCAAACGCGGCGTCGGCAGCGCCTGGTGACGGCGGGTCAACCGTGCCGTTCGACATCCCGATCGCAATCGGCAGCAAGCAGGAGGCGCGTGCTTTCTTCGGCGCGGGCTCGATGCTTGACAACATGTTCGAACGCATCTTTGACAACAACTTTGCCGCCGAGGTGTGGGGCCTGCCGATCGCCGAGCCTGCGGCCGGTGTCGCCGCGACCGGCACCATCACCGTCTCCTCGCCGCCGACCGGCGCGGGCACGCTCGCCCTCTACGTCAACGGCAGGCGCGTGCAGATCGGCGTCGCCGCCGACGACACCGCCGACGAGGTCGCGACCAACATCGTGGCAGCGATCCAGGCTGATCCCGGCATGGCGGTGACGGCGAACTCAATTGCCAGCGCCGTGACCCTGACCGCGCGGCACAAGGGCATCGATGGCAACTTCATCGACGTGCGCGACAATTACGGCGGGAGCCTTGCCGGGGAGCGGATGCCCGATGGCCTCGGGCTGACCTACGACAACGGTGGCAAGCTTGCCGGCGGCACCGGCACGCCGGACATGGACACCGCGCTCGCAAACCTTGGCGACGAGCCGTTCGAGTATGTGGCGCTGGCCTTCACCGACAGCACCTCGCTTGTGGCATGGGAGAACGAGTACGGCTTCAGCGACAGCGGGCGCTGGGGCTGGATGCGCCAGCTCTACGGCCACGTGTTCGCGTCCTACAAGGACACCTACCAGAACATCATCACCTGGGGGCCGAACAACAACTCGCCCGTGGTCTCGGTGATGGCGCTTGAAAAGCAGACGCCGACTGCGCCGTGGGAGTATGCGGCGGCCTACACCGCGAAGGCCGCACGCGCGCTGCTCAACGATCCGGCCCGGCCGCTGCAGACCCTGACGTTGCAGGGGTGCTTGCCCGCGCCGAAGCACCAGAAGTTCACCATGGCCGAGCTGAATGCGATGTCCACGGTGGGCATGGCCACGCAGCGGCCGAACGGCGACGGCATCCCGGCGATCATGCGCGACACCACCACCTACCAGAAGAACCTCTACGGCCAGCCGGACGACGCCTACGAGGTGGTCACCACGCTTGCGACGCTGGCGCGGCTCTTCCGCAACCAGCGGCAGGCGATCACCTCGAAATTCCCCAGGCACAAGCTCGCCGACGACGGCACCCGCTTCGGACCCGGTCAGGCGATCGTCACGCCGAAGATCATCAAGGCCGAGCTGGTCGCCGAGTATCGCGTCGATGAGTACAACGGGCTGGTCGAGAACGCGATTGCGTTCAAGCAGAACCTGATTGTCGAGCGCGACCCAAACGATCCCAACCGCGTCAACGTGCTCTACCCGCCGGACCTCGTGAACCAGCTCCGCATCTTCGCGGTGCTGGCGCAGTTCAGGCTCCAGTACGATCGCGGCGTGGATACCTCCCTCGCGTAA
- a CDS encoding phage portal protein, translating to MLAEGLLGKMGLVRPTNQFDPFSSAAGSTSGGFDGGRYRRRLASWKPTQYSINTIMAAQGPLLRMRCRDLLRNSAHAVAARENFVANLIGAGIKPSSLITDDPELRKQVMEVWMDWTDEADADGLTDFYGMQSVVASALFEAGEIFVRLRSRRLEDGLTVPLQVELLESEMCPYWLNQIASNGNYIMNGVEFDYVAKRVAYWFFPGHPGDAPVDPQVYLNMQPVRVPADQVLHIFRPTRPGQVRGVPLVSAAMTRLFFLDQYDDAELERKKIAALFAGFVTSPAPEDILPAPAMTDAEQPMELGVGLGGLEPGTMQALLPGEDVKFSEPADVGGSYEAFQYRQQLAAFSAMGVPYMIGTGDTRRASYSSLRGVIVEYRRRLEQLQYNIIVHQFCRPVWRRWFNDAVLTAAIPVTTADYVGNEKVMTRAKWIAPRFEWVDPLKDRQAEKLAVDAGFKSRSDVIEAEGYDPEENDQRIAADKERAEDLGLAFPVLQAAASQPDDPNADPQEQADASQDLGDGNDQQAA from the coding sequence ATGCTCGCGGAGGGCTTGCTGGGAAAGATGGGACTGGTTCGGCCGACGAACCAGTTTGATCCGTTCTCATCCGCAGCGGGCTCGACCAGCGGTGGCTTCGACGGTGGTCGCTATCGGCGGCGGCTCGCGTCATGGAAGCCGACACAGTATTCGATCAACACCATCATGGCCGCGCAGGGACCGCTCCTGCGCATGCGCTGCCGCGACCTCTTGCGCAATAGCGCGCATGCGGTCGCCGCCAGGGAGAACTTCGTCGCCAACCTGATCGGCGCGGGCATCAAGCCGTCGTCGCTGATCACCGATGATCCAGAGCTGCGCAAGCAGGTCATGGAAGTCTGGATGGACTGGACCGATGAGGCCGATGCAGACGGCCTCACCGACTTCTACGGCATGCAAAGCGTCGTCGCATCCGCGCTCTTCGAGGCAGGCGAAATCTTCGTGCGCCTGCGCTCCCGCCGCCTCGAGGATGGGCTCACGGTGCCGCTGCAGGTCGAGCTGCTCGAAAGCGAGATGTGCCCGTACTGGCTCAACCAGATCGCGTCGAACGGCAACTACATCATGAACGGCGTGGAGTTCGACTACGTCGCGAAACGCGTCGCCTATTGGTTCTTCCCCGGCCACCCAGGCGACGCGCCGGTCGATCCGCAGGTCTATCTCAACATGCAGCCGGTGCGCGTGCCGGCAGATCAGGTGCTGCACATCTTCCGGCCGACGCGGCCCGGTCAGGTGCGTGGCGTGCCATTGGTCTCGGCCGCGATGACGCGCCTGTTCTTCCTCGACCAGTACGACGACGCGGAGCTTGAGCGCAAAAAGATCGCGGCACTCTTCGCGGGCTTCGTGACGAGCCCGGCGCCCGAAGACATCCTGCCCGCACCGGCCATGACCGATGCAGAGCAGCCCATGGAGCTGGGCGTCGGTCTTGGCGGGCTTGAACCCGGCACCATGCAGGCTCTCCTCCCAGGCGAGGATGTCAAATTCAGCGAGCCCGCCGATGTCGGCGGCTCCTACGAGGCTTTCCAGTACAGGCAGCAGCTCGCGGCGTTCTCGGCCATGGGCGTGCCCTACATGATCGGCACAGGCGACACCCGGCGCGCGAGCTACAGCTCGCTGCGCGGCGTCATCGTGGAGTATCGGCGTAGGCTTGAGCAGCTCCAGTACAACATCATCGTGCATCAGTTCTGCCGGCCGGTCTGGCGGCGCTGGTTCAACGACGCGGTGCTGACCGCAGCGATCCCTGTCACCACCGCAGACTACGTCGGCAATGAGAAGGTCATGACGCGCGCGAAGTGGATCGCGCCGCGCTTCGAATGGGTGGACCCGCTCAAGGACCGGCAGGCCGAGAAGCTCGCGGTGGATGCGGGCTTCAAGTCGCGCAGCGATGTCATCGAGGCCGAAGGCTACGACCCGGAGGAAAACGATCAGCGCATCGCCGCCGACAAGGAGCGCGCCGAGGACCTGGGCCTCGCATTCCCGGTGCTGCAGGCAGCGGCGAGCCAGCCGGACGATCCGAACGCGGACCCGCAGGAACAGGCCGACGCCAGCCAGGACCTTGGCGACGGCAACGATCAACAGGCAGCTTAG
- a CDS encoding phage tail tube protein — MGVPIAGTAFLKVDGNQYPLKGAFTVSMSMVERTGIAGQDRVHGYQELPRVPYIEGDCSTLPGLSLEAIERITDATVTAELINGTVYTLRSAWCKSAFEINTRDGQFRVRFEGVQSDEIF; from the coding sequence ATGGGTGTCCCGATCGCAGGCACGGCCTTCCTCAAGGTGGACGGCAACCAATATCCCCTCAAAGGTGCATTCACCGTTTCGATGTCGATGGTCGAGCGCACCGGCATCGCCGGCCAGGACCGCGTGCACGGCTATCAGGAGCTGCCGCGCGTGCCCTACATCGAGGGCGATTGCTCAACCCTTCCCGGCCTCAGCCTTGAGGCGATCGAGCGCATCACCGATGCAACCGTCACCGCCGAGCTGATCAACGGCACGGTGTACACGCTCCGCAGCGCGTGGTGCAAATCGGCTTTCGAGATCAACACGCGCGACGGTCAGTTCCGTGTTCGGTTCGAAGGCGTCCAGAGCGACGAAATCTTCTAG
- a CDS encoding head-tail joining protein, which produces MGIDFDNLVLGPTVGTFGVPFVWYPSKSRPGNAPVPVSGVYSSAALNVEMADGQVFSDQQTTMGIRLSDWPWQPVRGDRFLHQASGIMYWQSDISLDGQGGATLQLRATEPAGDT; this is translated from the coding sequence ATGGGGATCGACTTCGACAACCTTGTTCTGGGGCCGACTGTCGGCACGTTCGGCGTGCCGTTCGTTTGGTATCCCTCGAAGTCGCGCCCTGGGAACGCACCCGTGCCGGTGTCCGGGGTCTACTCATCCGCCGCGCTCAACGTCGAGATGGCGGATGGTCAGGTCTTCAGCGACCAGCAGACGACCATGGGCATCAGGCTCTCGGACTGGCCGTGGCAGCCGGTGCGCGGCGACCGCTTCCTGCATCAGGCGAGCGGCATCATGTACTGGCAGAGCGACATCTCACTCGACGGTCAGGGCGGCGCCACGCTGCAGCTCCGCGCGACAGAACCGGCGGGTGACACATGA
- a CDS encoding phage head-tail joining protein — translation MRVRKLQARTPAQLLATQSQIDALRYAIAQGASTVSYGDKRVEYRSLAEMLQILNDMENEVAGLVPTRQFRIVCPADKGL, via the coding sequence ATGCGCGTTAGGAAGCTCCAGGCCCGTACCCCGGCGCAATTGCTGGCAACGCAGTCGCAGATCGATGCGCTGCGCTACGCCATTGCACAGGGCGCCTCGACGGTCAGCTACGGCGACAAGCGGGTCGAATACCGCTCGCTCGCCGAGATGCTGCAAATCCTCAACGACATGGAAAACGAAGTCGCAGGATTAGTCCCGACCCGGCAGTTCAGGATCGTTTGTCCGGCTGACAAGGGGCTGTAG
- a CDS encoding head maturation protease, ClpP-related, which translates to MRHWYTMKAEEKTGEILIYGEIGASWWDDDTVSAKQFDADLKALGDITQLNLRINSPGGDAFDGIAIHNTLKNHPATVTATVDGIAASAASVVLMAADKIVMPANAFLLIHGASGFSMGNADDMRALADDLDRLDTSITATYAARSGQKEAKIAAIMKEDRLMDAAEAIELGLADEQAGAVKLAANYSMRLLPRKAADRIKAVMSSEAAPPQPKEGDGAGDDTSPAPPPPPPQDPPAPEPPTNVVELRAKAKTEGADEHARYVNEVLDLCNMAALPTMARSLIAEKKPIAEVRKALLAERARIEAQAPVIPHRPAPLGVPAPRKWDIIIDKLNARISGKK; encoded by the coding sequence ATGCGCCACTGGTACACGATGAAGGCCGAAGAGAAGACCGGCGAAATCCTGATCTATGGCGAGATCGGCGCGTCATGGTGGGATGACGACACCGTCAGCGCGAAGCAGTTCGACGCCGACCTCAAGGCGCTGGGCGACATCACCCAGCTCAACCTCCGCATCAACTCGCCTGGCGGCGACGCCTTCGACGGCATCGCGATCCACAACACGCTGAAGAACCATCCGGCGACGGTGACGGCCACCGTAGATGGCATCGCCGCTTCGGCGGCGTCGGTGGTGCTGATGGCGGCCGACAAGATCGTCATGCCCGCCAACGCCTTCCTGCTGATCCACGGGGCGAGCGGCTTCTCCATGGGCAACGCCGACGACATGCGCGCGCTCGCCGATGATCTTGATCGCTTGGACACGTCGATCACCGCGACCTACGCAGCCCGTTCCGGGCAGAAGGAAGCCAAGATCGCGGCGATCATGAAAGAGGATCGCCTGATGGACGCGGCAGAGGCCATCGAGCTGGGCCTCGCCGACGAGCAGGCTGGCGCGGTGAAGCTCGCGGCCAATTACTCCATGCGGCTCCTGCCGCGGAAGGCCGCCGACAGGATCAAGGCCGTCATGTCTTCTGAGGCTGCGCCGCCGCAGCCGAAGGAAGGGGACGGCGCAGGTGACGACACGTCGCCTGCGCCACCACCCCCGCCGCCCCAGGACCCGCCGGCACCGGAGCCGCCGACCAACGTGGTCGAGCTGCGCGCCAAGGCGAAGACCGAAGGCGCCGACGAGCATGCGCGCTACGTCAACGAGGTGCTCGACCTCTGCAACATGGCAGCGCTGCCGACCATGGCGCGCAGCCTCATCGCGGAGAAGAAGCCGATCGCCGAGGTGCGCAAGGCGCTTTTGGCAGAGCGCGCCCGCATCGAGGCGCAGGCACCCGTCATCCCGCACCGTCCGGCTCCGCTGGGCGTTCCGGCGCCGCGCAAGTGGGACATCATCATCGACAAGCTCAACGCGCGGATCAGCGGGAAGAAGTAG
- a CDS encoding phage tail assembly protein encodes MADGENLNGTAAEPKPAAAPDDKIRITLDKQVVAHGEKISELVFREPTGADIEAAGVPATIDFSVDPPRIAFNQREMSAMMVQLAGVPPSTIKNLSSQDWINAAWRLSRFFVPRLTI; translated from the coding sequence ATGGCGGACGGCGAGAACCTCAACGGTACCGCAGCAGAGCCAAAGCCTGCTGCGGCGCCCGACGACAAGATCAGGATCACCCTCGACAAGCAGGTCGTGGCCCACGGCGAGAAGATCAGCGAGCTGGTCTTCCGCGAGCCAACCGGCGCTGACATCGAGGCGGCAGGCGTGCCAGCGACGATCGACTTCTCGGTCGATCCGCCGCGCATCGCGTTCAACCAGCGTGAGATGAGCGCGATGATGGTGCAGCTTGCGGGCGTGCCACCGTCAACGATCAAGAACCTGTCGTCGCAGGACTGGATCAACGCGGCGTGGAGGCTGTCCCGTTTTTTCGTACCAAGGCTGACGATCTAG
- a CDS encoding major capsid protein: MLDVFHTDAFTIVSLTDAINKMLFVPGYLGSIGLFTEGSINTTAVAIEEQNGIIRLVPPTPRGAPGVTIDKTKRALRLLSVPHFEVNDAVMAEEVQNIRPFGEETGEQAVMAKVADRLQTAGQSFEATMEYSRVGAVLGVVTYADGSTLNLYTEFGVAGPPADIDFNLDAATPAPGTLRQQCAAVIRTMANSLGGTPLMGVGCICGDHFYDGLIAHPEVRQTYLNTQAAAELRQGYVNGGLAFGSFPFGGIEWTNYRGSVGGTAFVDSEHAYFYPIGVPGLFRTVYAPADYIETVNTMGRPRYVKQYDMPNGKGIHLDTQQNALNYCTQPSALLRGKYT; the protein is encoded by the coding sequence ATGCTCGACGTATTCCACACTGACGCATTCACCATCGTCAGTTTGACGGACGCCATCAACAAGATGCTGTTCGTGCCCGGCTACCTGGGCTCGATCGGGCTGTTCACCGAAGGATCGATCAACACCACTGCGGTCGCGATCGAGGAGCAGAACGGCATCATCCGGCTGGTCCCGCCGACGCCGCGTGGCGCCCCCGGCGTGACGATCGACAAGACCAAGCGCGCGCTTCGCTTGCTCTCCGTCCCGCACTTCGAGGTCAACGACGCCGTCATGGCCGAAGAGGTGCAGAACATCCGGCCTTTCGGCGAGGAGACCGGCGAGCAGGCTGTTATGGCGAAGGTCGCCGACCGCTTGCAGACAGCGGGCCAGAGCTTCGAAGCGACGATGGAATATTCCCGCGTCGGCGCCGTGCTTGGCGTCGTCACCTATGCGGACGGCAGCACCCTCAACCTGTACACCGAGTTCGGAGTTGCAGGCCCGCCCGCCGACATCGACTTCAATCTCGACGCGGCCACCCCCGCGCCGGGCACCCTGCGCCAGCAGTGCGCTGCGGTGATCCGCACCATGGCGAACTCACTCGGCGGCACTCCGCTGATGGGCGTGGGCTGCATCTGCGGCGATCATTTCTACGACGGCCTGATCGCGCACCCGGAAGTCCGGCAGACCTACCTCAACACCCAGGCGGCGGCCGAGCTGCGGCAGGGCTATGTCAACGGCGGGCTGGCGTTCGGTTCATTCCCGTTCGGCGGGATCGAGTGGACCAACTATCGCGGATCGGTCGGCGGCACGGCCTTTGTCGATAGCGAGCACGCCTACTTTTATCCGATCGGCGTGCCCGGCCTCTTCCGCACGGTGTACGCACCGGCCGATTACATCGAGACCGTCAACACCATGGGCAGGCCGCGCTACGTCAAGCAGTACGACATGCCGAACGGCAAGGGCATCCACCTCGACACGCAGCAGAACGCGCTCAACTACTGCACGCAGCCGAGCGCGCTGCTTCGCGGCAAGTACACCTGA
- a CDS encoding 6-pyruvoyl trahydropterin synthase family protein has protein sequence MPVIRAIRYHDISCGHRVVDHEGKCQHLHGHNYRVHFHCEADALDHLGRIIDFSVVKSTLCMWLEDNWDHRMLLWQRDPLLSALVIIDPSIVTVPFNPTAENIAAHLLTVVGPRVLPPSVRLVRVVVDETRKCSCEAVI, from the coding sequence ATGCCAGTGATCCGCGCAATCCGTTATCACGACATCTCGTGCGGCCATCGCGTGGTCGATCACGAGGGCAAGTGCCAGCACCTGCATGGCCATAACTATCGCGTGCACTTTCACTGTGAAGCCGACGCCCTGGATCACCTGGGCCGCATCATCGACTTCAGCGTCGTCAAGTCCACGCTCTGCATGTGGCTGGAAGATAACTGGGATCACCGCATGCTCCTCTGGCAACGCGATCCGCTTCTGTCGGCGCTGGTCATCATCGATCCGTCGATCGTCACCGTGCCGTTCAATCCGACCGCCGAGAACATCGCCGCGCACCTTCTGACCGTTGTCGGTCCCAGGGTGTTGCCGCCGTCCGTCAGGCTCGTGCGCGTCGTCGTAGACGAGACCCGAAAATGCTCATGCGAGGCAGTGATCTGA
- the folE gene encoding GTP cyclohydrolase I, translating into MANDNISDVLQPGDLEAIEHEVERCAGAMLDALVIDTENDHNTRGTAKRLAKMFVREVFAGRYQPPPTCTDFPNVRSMDEIYVLGPITVRSACSHHLCPIEGEVWFGVIPGARVIGISKLSRIAHWILSRPQIQEEAIMQLADEVERIIAPRGLAVVLSARHSCMTWRGVKEDGATMTTSVMRGIFRDGPAARAEVLALIQARGFRCQ; encoded by the coding sequence TTGGCCAACGACAACATTTCCGATGTCCTGCAGCCCGGTGACCTCGAAGCCATCGAGCACGAGGTCGAGCGCTGCGCTGGTGCAATGCTCGATGCCCTGGTGATCGATACCGAGAACGATCACAACACGCGCGGCACCGCGAAGCGTCTCGCAAAAATGTTCGTGCGCGAGGTTTTTGCTGGGCGCTATCAGCCGCCGCCGACGTGCACCGACTTCCCGAACGTCAGATCGATGGATGAGATTTACGTCCTCGGCCCCATCACCGTCCGGTCCGCGTGCTCACACCATCTGTGTCCCATCGAGGGCGAGGTGTGGTTCGGCGTCATTCCTGGCGCGCGCGTGATCGGCATCTCGAAACTCTCTCGCATCGCTCACTGGATTTTGTCGCGCCCCCAAATCCAGGAGGAGGCCATCATGCAGCTTGCCGACGAGGTGGAGCGCATCATCGCGCCGCGTGGTCTTGCCGTGGTGCTCAGCGCACGCCACTCTTGCATGACATGGCGCGGGGTGAAGGAAGACGGAGCCACGATGACCACATCCGTGATGCGCGGCATCTTCCGCGACGGCCCGGCCGCCCGCGCCGAGGTCCTGGCGCTCATCCAAGCAAGGGGCTTCCGATGCCAGTGA
- the queE gene encoding 7-carboxy-7-deazaguanine synthase QueE has translation MLPVNELFETVQGEATFTGMPSMFVRLQRCDVGCPWCDTKYTWEMDPAQVVTLADIVSKTVTSPAYASVTVDQLILTLRPSRSRHLVLTGGEPCMYDLTELSRRMIAAGWTVQVETSGTEEIRIDPRAWVTVSPKLHMPGGRTFRADAWQRANEIKMPVGKPADVETLKRCIEHYGPALVWLQPLSMSRKATELCMDAARRNGWRISIQTHKYLGVR, from the coding sequence ATGCTCCCGGTCAACGAGCTATTCGAGACCGTACAGGGCGAGGCCACATTCACCGGCATGCCATCGATGTTTGTCCGGCTTCAGCGATGCGATGTCGGCTGTCCGTGGTGCGACACGAAGTACACTTGGGAGATGGACCCGGCGCAGGTCGTCACTCTCGCCGACATCGTCAGCAAGACTGTCACAAGCCCGGCCTATGCCAGCGTCACCGTCGATCAACTGATCCTGACCCTCAGGCCGTCCCGCTCCCGGCATCTCGTCCTGACCGGCGGCGAGCCCTGCATGTACGACCTCACCGAACTGTCGCGCCGCATGATCGCCGCCGGTTGGACTGTGCAGGTCGAGACCAGCGGCACCGAGGAAATCCGCATCGACCCGCGCGCATGGGTCACCGTCTCGCCGAAACTCCACATGCCCGGAGGCAGGACCTTCCGCGCCGATGCGTGGCAGCGCGCCAACGAAATCAAGATGCCGGTCGGCAAGCCCGCCGATGTCGAAACCCTCAAGCGCTGCATCGAGCATTATGGTCCGGCGCTCGTCTGGCTTCAGCCGCTGTCGATGAGCAGGAAGGCGACAGAGCTTTGCATGGATGCCGCCCGACGCAACGGCTGGCGCATCTCGATCCAGACGCACAAATATCTCGGTGTCCGTTGA